A window of Primulina tabacum isolate GXHZ01 chromosome 4, ASM2559414v2, whole genome shotgun sequence contains these coding sequences:
- the LOC142543438 gene encoding homocysteine S-methyltransferase 2-like produces MGLSETLSNHSSFMTNFLDQCGGYAVIDGGLATELERHGADLHDPLWSAKCLVTSPHLIRRVHLDYLEAGANIIISASYQATLQGFEAKGLSKEEGEALLERSVKIACEARDIYNERSIKSSWDVSEDEMTPKSRPILVAASVGSYGAYLADGSEYSGIYGDDVCLETFKDFHRRRVQVLANSGADIIAFETIPNKLEADAYSELLEEEAINIPAWFSFTSNDGINVVGGDSIQDCASIADSCEQVVGVGINCTPPRYIHGLIQSIQKATAKPILVYPNSGETYDADTKKWMPSNGVGDVDFVSYVGKWRDAGASFIGGCCRTTPDTIRAIAKAL; encoded by the exons ATGGGACTGAGCGAAACATTAAGCAATCATTCCTCTTTCATGACGAATTTCCTCGACCAGTGCGGCGGCTACGCCGTCATAGACGGCGGCCTTGCGACGGAGCTGGAAAGACACGGTGCCGATCTGCATGATCCCCTGTGGAGCGCCAAGTGCCTTGTCACTTCACCACACCTCATCAGAAGG GTTCACCTGGATTACCTTGAAGCGGGTGCGAATATCATTATATCTGCTTCATATCAG GCTACTCTTCAGGGTTTTGAAGCTAAAGGACTTTCCAAAGAAGAAGGCGAAGCATTACTGGAACGAAGTGTAAAAATAGCGTGCGAGGCTCGAGATATATATAATGAAAGGTCCATCAAAAGTTCGTGGGATGTTTCGGAAGATGAGATGACACCGAAGAGTCGTCCCATTTTAGTTGCCGCGTCTGTGGGGAGCTACGGGGCCTATCTTGCTGATGGCTCGGAGTATAG TGGGATTTATGGAGATGATGTGTGTCTGGAAACTTTCAAAGATTTTCACCGAAGAAGGGTCCAGGTTTTGGCCAACTCCGGGGCTGATATTATAGCATTCGAGACCATTCCAAATAAGCTCGAAGCCGAT GCGTATTCTGAGCTTCTTGAGGAAGAGGCCATAAACATACCGGCATGGTTTTCCTTCACTTCTAATGATGGAATCAATGTTGTCGGTGGCGATTCCATACAAGATTGTGCGTCGATAGCTGATTCTTGTGAGCAAGTAGTGGGAGTTGGAATCAATTGTACCCCACCAAGATACATTCATGGACTAATCCAGTCGATTCAAAAG gcgACTGCGAAACCAATTCTTGTGTATCCCAACAGCGGAGAGACTTATGACGCTGACACAAAAAAATGGATG CCATCAAATGGCGTAGGAGATGTAGATTTTGTGTCGTATGTTGGGAAATGGCGTGACGCTGGTGCGTCTTTCATCGGAGGTTGCTGCAGGACGACCCCGGACACCATCAGAGCGATTGCTAAGGCACTTTGA
- the LOC142543439 gene encoding serine/threonine-protein kinase 52-like, with the protein MDEIKNKCVGEVPKAEKLKGALGDKGSGSLSSSKDMIFRADEIDLKSLDVQLEKHLSRAWSRDIEAKGSQKPKEVWEIDPSKLEIRYLVAQGTYGTVYRGTYDNQDVAVKLLDWGEDGMATAAETAALRASFKQEVAVWHKLDHPNVTSFVGASMGTSQIKIPSKNPSESNTNFPSRACCVMVEFLAGGTLKNYLFKNRKKKLAFKIVIQLALDLSRGLSYLHSKKIVHRDVKAENMLLDSLRNLKIADFGVARVEAQNPKDMTGETGTLGYMAPEVLDGKPYNRKCDVYSFGICLWEIYCCDLPYPDLSFAEVSSAVVRQNLRPEIPRCCPSSVVSIMKKCWDANPEKRPDMDEVVRLLEAIDTSKGGGMIPEDQAGKCFCFAPTRGP; encoded by the exons AtggatgaaataaaaaataaatgtgtTGGGGAGGtgccaaaagctgaaaaatTGAAGGGCGCCTTAGGCGACAAGGGCTCAGGTAGCTTAAGTAGTAGCAAAGATATGATTTTTCGGGCGGATGAAATCGATCTTAAAAGCTTGGATGTGCAGCTTGAGAAGCATTTAAGCCGGGCTTGGTCACGGGACATTGAGGCCAAGGGAAGCCAGAAACCTAAGGAGGTGTGGGAAATCGATCCGTCGAAGTTGGAAATTCGATATCTAGTGGCTCAGGGGACGTATGGAACGGTTTATCGGGGTACTTATGATAACCAGGATGTTGCAG TGAAGTTGCTGGACTGGGGAGAGGATGGCATGGCCACAGCTGCCGAAACTGCCGCTCTTCGTGCATCGTTTAAACAAGAGGTCGCTGTTTGGCACAAGCTTGACCATCCGAACGTTACCAGT TTTGTTGGTGCTTCAATGGGGACTTCACAAATCAAAATCCCGTCCAAAAACCCTTCCGAGAGCAATACCAACTTTCCATCAAGGGCATGTTGTGTCATGGTGGAATTTCTTGCTGGAGGGACGTTGAAGAACTACTTATTCAAGAATCGGAAGAAGAAGCTCGCCTTTAAAATTGTGATACAACTTGCTTTGGACCTATCTAGAGg GCTTAGCTATCTGCATTCGAAGAAAATCGTACATCGGGATGTCAAAGCTGAAAACATGCTATTAGATTCTCTGAGAAACTTGAAAATTGCCGACTTTGGTGTGGCTCGTGTTGAAGCTCAAAACCCCAAGGACATGACTGGTGAAACTGGAACCCTAGGCTATATGGCCCCTGAG GTACTGGATGGGAAGCCATATAACCGAAAATGTGATGTCTACAGCTTTGGTATATGCTTATGGGAAATATATTGCTGTGATCTGCCTTATCCAGATCTTAGCTTCGCTGAGGTTTCTTCTGCCGTTGTTCGACAG AATTTGCGGCCCGAGATTCCTCGGTGTTGTCCCAGTTCTGTTGTAAGTATCATGAAAAAGTGCTGGGACGCGAACCCAGAGAAACGACCAGACATGGATGAGGTCGTAAGGCTGTTGGAAGCTATCGACACAAGCAAAGGAGGTGGAATGATACCGGAAGACCAGGCTGGAAAGTGTTTCTGCTTCGCTCCAACTCGAGGGCCGTAA
- the LOC142543441 gene encoding protein tesmin/TSO1-like CXC 2, with protein sequence MGEGCENFAKECIEEEKEVMDTPERIKSNQIATSLCKFEESPVFNFLNNLSPIKPVKSVHITQTINPLSFATLPSVFTSPHVSSLRGSRFLRRHQFSDPSKPEFSSDDGNTVDLIKVNKDGNEKFNELENLDPEESHCVMANDSSYECSNKFSENFDYDPNSRNSPVKPSCGLESTSSALVYESEVNLEEAGRTGENKEGTSCDWESLIADDPDLIIFESPNDTENKKLRGTEMSFYASIRNDKQSMQSLVSMYSGEQTGEGSQPENLSFHPGEGTEMMENSEKHDTTASSLLNEPMEEMDYEHLSGLYRGMRRRCLDFEMAGAHRQRFEEISAPDSSVVLQSGSDISTNNRQLVPTNTIDEPPRCVVPTLGLHLNALGTTPKDYKLVNVEPSASGRFLIGPIPSVDFHPPTTGQELINNLDATSLGGDMDTVEDFVPLTEDSCQASGYMANEEILQRRLEQAGEGESCKRCNCKKSKCLKLYCECFAAGVYCVESCACIDCFNKPVHEGTVLATRKQIESRNPLAFAPKVIRGSDSLTETGDDSSNTPASARHKRGCNCKKSGCLKKYCECYQGGVGCSINCRCEGCKNVFGRKDGSVIIGTEAEYEEDETDTTEKSMSEKTAVYFDSEQNMDSAPPETPLLAGRKPVQHLFSNQKPPRSSFPSIGSSSRSYTNQVFKKPSFQPAPKFDRHFETIKEDEIPEFLQEGSPISGIKLSSPNRKRVSPPHNVGMSTGLRSSRKLILQSIPSFPSLTHNQ encoded by the exons ATGGGGGAGGGGTGTGAGAATTTTGCAAAAGAGTGTATTGAAGAAGAGAAAGAAGTGATGGATACGCCAGAGAGGATCAAGAGCAACCAGATCGCGACATCTTTATGCAAGTTTGag GAGTCCCCTGTCTTTAATTTCTTGAACAACCTTTCCCCAATCAAGCCAGTTAAATCCGTGCATATCACGCAAACGATCAATCCTCTTAGTTTTGCAACTCTTCCATCTGTTTTCACTTCACCTCATGTTAGTTCTCTCAGGGGGTCAAGATTTCTGCGAAG GCACCAGTTTTCAGATCCATCAAAACCTGAGTTTTCTTCTGATGATGGGAACACAGTTGATCTGATTAAGGTAAATAAGGATGGTAACGAGAAATTCAATGAACTGGAAAATCTGGACCCAGAGGAATCTCATTGTGTCATGGCTAATGATTCATCTTATGAATGCTCAAAcaagttttctgaaaattttgattatgATCCAAATAGTCGTAACTCCCCTGTAAAACCAAGCTGCGGCCTTGAATCCACTTCTTCAGCGCTTGTTTACGAAAGTGAAGTGAATCTCGAGGAAGCAGGCCGAACTGGTGAAAACAAAGAAGGCACATCGTGCGATTGGGAGAGTTTAATAGCTGATGACCCCGATCTGATAATTTTTGAATCGCCAAATGATACAGAAAACAAGAAATTGCGTGGTACTGAGATGAGTTTCTACGCCAGTATCAGAAATGACAAGCAGAGCATGCAGTCTCTTGTTTCAATGTATTCCGGCGAACAAACTGGAGAGGGAAGTCAACCAGAAAACTTGTCTTTTCATCCTGGAGAAGGTACTGAGATGATGGAAAATTCTGAGAAACATGACACGACTGCCAGCTCTTTATTGAATGAGCCCATGGAAGAGATGGATTATGAG CATCTCTCTGGTTTGTACCGAGGTATGAGAAGGCGCTGTCTAGATTTTGAGATGGCTGGAGCCCACAGACAGCGTTTTGAAGAGATTTCGGCTCCCGATTCTTCAGTGGTGTTACAATCTGGTTCTGATATTTCCACCAACAATCGACAATTAGTTCCGACAAATACAATAGACGAGCCTCCACGGTGTGTTGTACCTACCCTTGGCTTGCATTTAAATGCTCTTGGAACGACACCCAAGGATTACAAACTCGTCAATGTCGAACCTTCAGCTTCTGGAAGATTCTTGATTGGACCGATCCCATCAGTTGATTTTCATCCTCCAACTACTGGTCAAGAATTGATAAACAATTTGGATGCTACCTCGTTGGGAGGAGATATGGATACCGTCGAAGATTTTGTTCCGCTTACAGAAGATTCTTGCCAAGCTTCTGGATATATGGCTAATGAGGAGATTTTGCA GCGTAGGTTGGAACAAGCTGGGGAAGGCGAATCCTGCAAGCGATGCAACTGCAAGAAATCAAAATGCTTAAAACT CTACTGTGAATGTTTTGCTGCTGGTGTCTACTGTGTGGAGTCATGTGCCTGTATAGATTGCTTCAACAAGCCTGTCCATGAAGGCACTGTCCTTGCAACCCGAAAACAGATTGAATCTAGAAACCCTCTTGCTTTTGCGCCTAAAGTGATCAGGGGCTCAGATTCTCTGACTGAAACTGGG GATGACTCGAGCAACACTCCTGCTTCAGCTCGTCATAAGCGAGGATGCAACTGCAAAAAATCCGGTTGCCTGAAGAAATATTGTGAATGCTATCAg GGTGGTGTTGGATGCTCAATTAACTGCAGATGTGAAGGGTGTAAGAACGTGTTTGGTAGAAAGGATG GATCTGTTATAATAGGCACGGAAGCCGAATATGAAGAAGATGAAACGGATACGACTGAGAAGAGTATGTCCGAAAAAACAGCAGTCTATTTTGACTCAGAGCAAAACATGGATTCTGCTCCTCCAGAAACACCGTTGTTGGCTGGAAG GAAACCGGTTCAACATCTGTTCTCCAACCAAAAACCACCTAGGTCTTCATTTCCAAGTATTGGTTCCTCTTCCCGTTCTTACACAAACCAAGTGTTCAAAAAGCCGAGCTTTCAACCCGCACCTAAATTCGATAGACATTTTGAAACTATTAAAGAAGACGAAATTCCTGAATTTCTCCAAGAAGGGTCTCCCATAAGTGGCATCAAGTTATCATCTCCCAACAGGAAACGAGTTTCGCCTCCGCACAATGTAGGTATGTCCACCGGTTTAAGAAGCAGTCGAAAGTTGATACTCCAATCTATTCCATCTTTTCCATCTCTCACTCATAATCAATGA